The Planococcus versutus genome contains a region encoding:
- a CDS encoding carbohydrate ABC transporter permease gives MRTKDLSYWLFLAPVLLALTLVVVVPMLLGVYYSFTTWNGIDTGEFVGFQNYIDLFKDQRFLDSLWFTTKFSIVSVILINVIGLSLALLVTGRVRSSKLLRTTFFMPNLIGGLILGFIWQFIFIKVFASVGEIIGMEGLQGWLSTTNTGFWGLVILMSWQMAGYIMVIYIAYLEGMPKELLEASEIDGASPFQRFRYVVFPLVAPAFTVSMFLTLSNTFKLYDQNLSLTAGGPYNSTEMVAMEIFKTAFAQNAFAYAQAKAVIFFVIVALIALVQVYLNKRKEVEM, from the coding sequence ATGCGTACAAAAGATTTATCTTATTGGTTGTTTTTAGCCCCGGTATTGCTGGCACTTACGCTAGTTGTCGTTGTTCCAATGCTACTCGGCGTTTATTATTCATTCACTACTTGGAATGGCATCGACACTGGAGAGTTTGTCGGCTTCCAAAACTATATCGACTTGTTCAAAGATCAGCGTTTCCTCGATTCGCTTTGGTTCACCACAAAATTTTCGATTGTCTCTGTTATTTTAATTAATGTCATTGGCCTGTCGTTAGCACTTCTTGTTACGGGGCGCGTGCGTTCAAGTAAATTACTACGTACGACATTTTTCATGCCGAACTTAATCGGCGGCTTGATCTTAGGTTTCATTTGGCAATTCATTTTTATCAAAGTATTTGCAAGTGTCGGCGAAATTATTGGCATGGAAGGCTTGCAAGGCTGGTTGTCTACAACGAACACGGGGTTCTGGGGCTTGGTCATTTTGATGAGCTGGCAAATGGCGGGGTACATCATGGTCATCTATATTGCTTATTTAGAAGGGATGCCAAAAGAATTGCTCGAGGCGTCTGAAATTGATGGAGCTTCTCCATTCCAACGTTTCCGTTATGTCGTCTTTCCGCTTGTTGCTCCTGCATTCACGGTCAGCATGTTCTTAACACTATCGAATACCTTCAAACTGTACGACCAAAACTTGTCGTTAACAGCTGGTGGACCTTATAATTCTACGGAAATGGTTGCGATGGAAATTTTTAAGACCGCGTTTGCACAAAATGCTTTTGCCTATGCACAAGCGAAAGCTGTCATTTTCTTCGTTATCGTAGCACTCATCGCTCTTGTTCAGGTTTATCTGAACAAACGCAAGGAGGTTGAAATGTAA
- a CDS encoding carbohydrate ABC transporter permease, translating into MKKKWNVKLEVLGLLLAILWLAPFYLMFVNSFKSKKEIFMDTISPPENWSFDNYITAFEELDFMQTLFNSLLITVISVVLIIIFSAMAAYALSRAKSKLSTVLFFTFVAAMLIPFQSVMIPLVTVFGKFEMLNRGGLIFMYIGFGASLSIFLYHGALNNIPRSLDEAATIDGANRFQVFWYIIFPILKPITVTVAILNIIWIWNDYLLPSLVINTPGSETIPLKMFFFFGEYTKQWHLALAGLTLAIIPVIIFYFFAQREIIKGVSDGAVK; encoded by the coding sequence ATGAAGAAAAAATGGAATGTGAAACTAGAAGTTCTAGGGTTATTGTTGGCAATTTTGTGGCTAGCACCTTTTTACTTAATGTTCGTCAACTCATTCAAATCCAAAAAAGAAATTTTTATGGATACGATTAGCCCTCCGGAAAATTGGAGTTTTGATAATTACATTACGGCATTTGAAGAACTAGATTTCATGCAAACATTATTTAATTCTTTATTAATTACCGTCATTAGTGTGGTTTTGATCATTATTTTCTCAGCAATGGCAGCCTATGCGTTATCACGCGCTAAAAGCAAACTCAGTACAGTGCTGTTTTTCACATTCGTTGCAGCGATGTTAATACCGTTTCAATCGGTTATGATTCCGCTCGTAACAGTATTCGGTAAGTTTGAAATGTTAAACCGCGGAGGATTAATTTTTATGTATATTGGTTTTGGCGCAAGCTTGTCGATATTCTTATATCATGGTGCACTGAACAATATTCCGCGCTCGCTTGATGAAGCAGCGACAATTGACGGTGCCAACCGCTTTCAAGTATTCTGGTACATCATTTTCCCAATCTTAAAACCTATTACAGTGACAGTAGCCATTCTGAATATTATTTGGATTTGGAACGATTATTTATTGCCATCACTCGTTATCAATACGCCTGGAAGTGAAACAATTCCTTTGAAGATGTTCTTCTTCTTTGGTGAATACACCAAGCAATGGCATTTAGCACTTGCTGGATTGACGCTCGCAATCATTCCGGTTATCATTTTCTACTTTTTTGCTCAACGCGAAATCATCAAAGGGGTATCGGATGGAGCAGTAAAATAA
- a CDS encoding LacI family DNA-binding transcriptional regulator yields the protein MAITIKDVAKKAGVSPATVSRVIADNPRISIKTKQKVREVMETMGYYPNFQARNLVANNTRTLGVIMENSAALAFQNPFFPEVLRGISTQAHDSKYGLYLSTGATQEEIYQEVVEMVQGRRVDGIILLYSKINDPVLEYLSQSSLPFAVVGRPYKNPKSVSHVNNDNIQTAKETVEYLIDLGHQHIAFVGGASDFVVSIDRMQGYKQALSEHQISFDANYTVNQDFIQGNEQDSIRRLMALEVPPTAIVTHDDMVAYEVIGYLEDLEIRVPEDVSIIGFNNHTISKHLKPPLSTVDISIYELGLHATELVVEKITDESTPPKQVVVPSRLIERGSCRRL from the coding sequence ATGGCAATCACGATTAAAGACGTTGCAAAAAAAGCGGGTGTATCGCCGGCTACCGTATCTCGCGTAATTGCTGACAATCCACGAATTAGTATTAAAACAAAACAAAAAGTACGAGAAGTAATGGAAACGATGGGCTATTATCCAAATTTCCAAGCCCGTAATTTAGTAGCGAATAATACTAGAACGCTGGGTGTTATTATGGAAAACTCGGCGGCACTTGCTTTCCAAAATCCGTTCTTTCCAGAAGTGTTGCGTGGTATATCTACACAAGCGCATGATAGCAAATACGGTTTGTATTTATCAACGGGTGCCACGCAAGAAGAGATTTATCAAGAAGTAGTTGAAATGGTCCAAGGCAGACGAGTGGACGGAATCATTCTTCTTTATTCAAAGATTAATGATCCGGTTTTAGAGTATTTAAGCCAAAGCAGCTTGCCATTTGCTGTCGTTGGGCGGCCTTACAAAAATCCGAAATCTGTAAGTCATGTCAATAACGACAATATCCAGACGGCCAAAGAAACGGTAGAATACTTAATCGATTTGGGTCATCAACACATTGCATTTGTCGGAGGGGCTTCTGATTTTGTCGTATCAATCGACCGAATGCAAGGGTATAAGCAAGCACTCAGTGAACATCAAATCTCGTTTGATGCAAATTACACGGTTAATCAAGACTTTATACAAGGCAATGAACAAGACTCGATTCGTCGTTTGATGGCGCTCGAAGTTCCGCCAACCGCTATTGTTACGCATGATGATATGGTGGCGTACGAAGTGATTGGTTATCTAGAAGATTTGGAAATACGAGTACCAGAAGATGTCTCCATCATTGGATTTAACAACCACACCATTTCAAAACACTTAAAGCCGCCGCTTAGCACAGTGGACATTTCAATTTATGAACTTGGACTACATGCAACCGAATTAGTCGTAGAGAAAATAACAGACGAATCGACACCTCCGAAACAAGTCGTGGTTCCTTCCAGACTAATTGAAAGAGGCTCTTGCCGACGTCTTTGA
- a CDS encoding glycoside hydrolase family 13 protein — MNKTWWKEAVVYQVYPRSFMDSNDDGLGDINGVTSKLDYLKDMGINVIWICPMYKSPNDDNGYDISDYQSILEEFGTMDDFERLMEEVHARDMKLIIDLVINHTSDEHPWFLESKSSRDNPKRDWYIWQDKPLNWESIFGGPAWEYDEQTKQYYLHIFSKKQPDLNWENPEVRNELYKMINWWIAKGIDGFRVDAISHIKKQYVNTEEAGEQLFVPSWDKFMNVDGIQPFLQELYDETFSKHDIMTVGEANGVSADEIDEWVNEETGKFDMIFQFEDIDLWNVEISNGVNVPELKKVLSKWQEKVNGIGWNALFIENHDKPRVVSTWGDDQIYWRESATALACMYFFMQGTPFIYQGQEIGMSNAPFEKLDHFDDVHTHNLYFHKKETGMEHESIMTLLRATSRDHSRTPMQWNASANAGFSGNRPWIGVNPNYTWLNVEAQKDDPHSVLAFYKQMIWLRKHMDVFVYGEYKLIELGHESVFAYTRESADEKVLIVTNLGQHACLCGIDSEDFTLLLANYQNIDPAQLLPYEARVYKIPKDAFVG, encoded by the coding sequence ATGAACAAAACATGGTGGAAAGAAGCAGTTGTTTATCAAGTCTACCCACGTAGCTTTATGGATTCAAACGATGATGGCTTGGGTGACATTAATGGTGTCACCAGCAAATTGGATTATTTGAAAGACATGGGCATTAACGTCATTTGGATTTGCCCAATGTACAAATCACCAAATGATGACAACGGTTATGATATTAGTGATTATCAATCCATTTTAGAAGAGTTCGGTACAATGGATGATTTTGAACGTTTAATGGAAGAAGTACATGCGCGCGACATGAAACTAATTATCGACTTGGTCATCAATCATACAAGCGATGAACATCCATGGTTTTTGGAATCAAAATCATCTCGCGACAATCCAAAGCGCGATTGGTACATTTGGCAAGATAAACCATTAAATTGGGAAAGTATATTCGGTGGACCTGCTTGGGAATACGATGAACAAACCAAGCAGTATTATTTGCACATCTTTTCGAAAAAACAGCCTGATTTAAATTGGGAAAACCCCGAAGTTCGCAACGAACTCTACAAAATGATTAATTGGTGGATTGCTAAAGGAATTGATGGTTTCCGTGTAGATGCTATTAGCCACATCAAAAAACAGTACGTGAATACAGAAGAAGCAGGCGAGCAGTTATTCGTTCCTTCGTGGGATAAGTTCATGAATGTCGATGGTATCCAGCCATTTCTACAAGAATTATACGATGAAACATTCAGCAAACACGACATCATGACAGTTGGTGAAGCAAACGGTGTTTCAGCAGATGAAATCGATGAATGGGTCAACGAAGAAACCGGCAAATTCGATATGATTTTCCAGTTCGAAGACATCGACTTGTGGAACGTCGAAATCAGTAATGGCGTAAACGTACCTGAGTTAAAAAAAGTACTTAGCAAATGGCAAGAAAAAGTAAACGGCATTGGCTGGAATGCATTATTCATTGAAAACCACGATAAGCCGCGCGTCGTTTCCACTTGGGGCGACGATCAAATCTATTGGCGCGAAAGTGCAACCGCATTAGCATGCATGTATTTCTTCATGCAAGGAACCCCGTTTATTTACCAAGGTCAAGAAATTGGAATGTCGAACGCACCATTCGAAAAACTTGATCATTTCGACGACGTTCATACGCACAACTTGTATTTCCACAAAAAAGAAACGGGTATGGAACATGAATCTATCATGACATTGCTGCGCGCAACAAGCCGCGATCACTCGCGAACGCCAATGCAATGGAACGCTAGCGCGAACGCCGGATTTTCTGGCAACAGACCGTGGATAGGTGTCAACCCAAACTATACGTGGCTAAATGTAGAAGCACAAAAAGACGATCCACATTCAGTGCTCGCTTTCTATAAACAAATGATTTGGCTTCGAAAACACATGGACGTTTTCGTCTACGGAGAATATAAATTAATTGAATTAGGGCACGAATCCGTGTTTGCATACACGCGTGAATCTGCTGACGAAAAAGTACTCATCGTCACTAACCTCGGTCAACATGCTTGCTTATGCGGCATCGATTCTGAAGACTTCACATTACTTTTAGCAAATTATCAAAACATCGATCCCGCACAACTGCTTCCATACGAAGCACGCGTCTATAAAATTCCAAAAGACGCGTTTGTTGGATGA
- a CDS encoding DUF4385 domain-containing protein produces the protein MAFDYDLDYENLDLRKHPELYRVGKGEQGVLMVQPYKGEILPHWRFKTPDIAQESCDKISELFEEYRKQDDFVGMDMARKFIQMGYTRARRYTNYKGGRKYNEDGSIKERDIDPVKAESAAIFKKRWDEIREDEDYLKRKKKHQKEFG, from the coding sequence ATGGCGTTTGATTATGACTTGGATTATGAAAATCTCGATTTGCGAAAACATCCCGAGCTGTACCGCGTAGGCAAAGGCGAGCAAGGTGTACTCATGGTACAGCCATATAAAGGAGAAATTTTGCCGCATTGGCGTTTCAAGACACCGGACATTGCGCAAGAGTCGTGCGATAAAATTTCTGAGTTGTTTGAAGAGTATCGCAAGCAAGATGATTTTGTCGGCATGGACATGGCGCGAAAGTTTATTCAAATGGGCTATACGCGTGCACGACGCTATACGAATTACAAAGGTGGACGCAAATACAATGAAGACGGCAGCATTAAAGAACGCGACATTGATCCGGTAAAAGCCGAGTCAGCCGCAATTTTCAAAAAACGCTGGGATGAAATTCGTGAAGATGAAGATTATTTAAAACGCAAAAAGAAGCACCAAAAAGAATTTGGCTGA
- a CDS encoding TIGR01777 family oxidoreductase produces MKKIVLAGGTGFVGQYLEKKFREQGYQVVIISRKPHHVNWTDYAGMLNALEGAEMLINLAGKSVNCRYTEANKREIFDSRMKTTEALGAAILNCDNPPPLWINSSTSTIYRHAEDRPMTEASGEFGKGFSVEVGKAWEQALFSFYLPETRQVALRLSIVLGKGGGVMVPYENMVRFGLGGKQGNGNQLFSWIHIEDVYKIILYLRDNDQMSGIINTTSPTPVTNRELMKALRKAMNRKVGLPTTKWMLSIGGVIIRTEPELILKSRWILPARLEQDGFQFAYPTLDRALHNILHE; encoded by the coding sequence ATGAAAAAAATCGTTTTAGCTGGAGGAACAGGATTTGTTGGGCAATACTTAGAAAAAAAGTTTAGAGAGCAAGGCTATCAAGTCGTTATCATTTCACGAAAGCCGCATCATGTAAATTGGACGGATTATGCCGGTATGCTCAACGCATTAGAAGGCGCGGAAATGCTCATTAATTTGGCAGGGAAATCAGTGAATTGTCGATACACTGAAGCCAACAAACGTGAGATTTTCGATTCGCGTATGAAGACAACCGAAGCGTTAGGAGCAGCGATTTTAAACTGTGATAACCCGCCACCATTATGGATCAATTCCAGTACGTCGACGATTTACCGTCATGCGGAAGATCGGCCGATGACAGAAGCCAGTGGCGAATTTGGCAAAGGTTTTTCTGTAGAAGTTGGCAAGGCGTGGGAACAAGCACTGTTTTCGTTTTACTTACCAGAAACACGTCAAGTCGCGTTAAGGCTATCGATCGTTCTTGGCAAAGGCGGCGGTGTTATGGTGCCTTATGAAAACATGGTGCGTTTTGGTCTTGGCGGCAAGCAAGGAAACGGCAACCAACTGTTTAGCTGGATTCACATAGAAGACGTTTACAAAATCATTTTATACTTGCGCGACAATGATCAGATGAGTGGCATTATCAATACCACATCACCCACACCTGTCACTAACCGCGAATTGATGAAGGCATTGCGAAAAGCAATGAACCGCAAAGTCGGATTACCGACAACAAAATGGATGTTGAGTATTGGCGGCGTCATTATTCGCACAGAGCCAGAACTGATTTTGAAGAGTCGTTGGATTTTGCCTGCACGGCTAGAACAAGATGGCTTCCAATTTGCTTACCCGACACTTGATCGGGCGCTTCACAATATTCTTCATGAATAA
- a CDS encoding MarR family winged helix-turn-helix transcriptional regulator, which produces MQNNKEPDNYMKLMLSFGHVQKNMVRLIQKAAAEKELSVPQYSILMTIFNCDEMTQKKVGEKTFLPKSTLSQSVDGLVKEGYIDRQQVACNRREMMLSLSDRGRALVNGFHLQEDGVYQVFKAASEQFTEEQVEELLRAHQKISEYLTRTEVEVTIK; this is translated from the coding sequence ATGCAAAACAATAAAGAGCCAGATAATTACATGAAGTTAATGTTGTCTTTTGGCCATGTCCAAAAAAATATGGTACGCCTTATTCAAAAAGCAGCAGCAGAAAAAGAGTTATCAGTTCCACAATATTCGATTTTAATGACCATCTTTAATTGCGATGAAATGACACAAAAAAAAGTTGGAGAAAAAACTTTTTTGCCGAAAAGTACATTAAGTCAATCAGTGGATGGACTGGTGAAAGAAGGCTATATCGACCGTCAACAAGTGGCGTGCAATCGTCGGGAAATGATGTTGTCACTTAGCGATCGAGGACGAGCATTAGTAAATGGCTTCCACTTGCAAGAAGACGGAGTGTATCAAGTGTTTAAAGCAGCAAGCGAGCAATTTACTGAAGAACAAGTAGAGGAACTTTTACGTGCTCATCAGAAAATCTCAGAGTACTTAACCAGAACAGAGGTAGAGGTGACGATAAAATGA
- a CDS encoding ABC transporter ATP-binding protein, with protein sequence MIKVLKNLSPYKWIVFSVIALVFAQSMAELFLPTLMADIIDNGVVKGDIPYIWKIGLWMLLVSAIGATAAVFASFYSSKAAMGLGRDLRQKVFKHVGQFSLQEFDEVGTASLITRTTNDITQVQQVTIMMLRMVISAPIMLVGGVILAVSKDAKLSLVIIGAMPFLVIAILLILKYAMPLFQQVQKKIDGLNLVVRENLTGIRVIRAFNRETEEKARLQTANRDLADVSIKVNKVMAFLMPVMMLVMNITVVAVIWFGGIRISNGAMQIGDLMAFIQYVMMIMFALLTASFMFVMIPRAAVSAKRINEVLEMQPAFKDDGTQKANLARGTLEFEDVTFYYPGAEEAALSHISFTAKPGEITAIIGGTGSGKSTLVNLVPRFYEVKSGTIRVNGVDIRKAPQQEIRSKIGFVPQKSVLFTGSIADNIRFGKQDASEQELKNAAAIAQATEFIDHIEGGYSASVEQGGSNLSGGQKQRLSIARALIRKPDLYIFDDSFSALDFKTDAKLRKALENETKHATVLLVAQRVSTVVDADRIIVLEKGEMVGIGTHKELLENNEVYREIALSQLSEEEIA encoded by the coding sequence ATGATTAAAGTGTTAAAAAACTTAAGTCCGTATAAATGGATTGTTTTTAGCGTTATCGCCTTGGTATTTGCTCAATCCATGGCAGAGCTGTTTTTGCCGACATTGATGGCTGACATTATTGATAATGGTGTTGTCAAAGGAGACATCCCGTATATTTGGAAAATTGGTTTATGGATGTTATTGGTATCAGCCATTGGTGCAACAGCAGCTGTTTTTGCGAGTTTTTACTCTTCTAAAGCGGCCATGGGACTTGGTCGTGACTTGCGACAAAAAGTCTTCAAGCATGTGGGGCAATTTTCACTTCAAGAGTTTGACGAAGTGGGAACGGCATCGCTGATTACACGTACGACAAACGATATTACACAAGTGCAACAAGTAACCATTATGATGTTGCGCATGGTCATTAGTGCACCGATTATGTTAGTCGGCGGAGTCATACTAGCGGTTTCAAAAGACGCGAAACTATCGCTCGTTATTATCGGTGCTATGCCATTTTTGGTTATTGCGATTTTGTTGATCTTGAAATACGCAATGCCATTGTTCCAACAAGTTCAGAAAAAAATAGACGGCTTAAACCTAGTAGTGCGTGAAAACTTAACTGGTATTCGCGTCATTCGTGCGTTTAACCGTGAAACAGAAGAAAAAGCACGTCTTCAAACAGCTAATCGTGATTTAGCGGATGTGTCGATCAAAGTCAATAAAGTGATGGCATTTTTAATGCCGGTCATGATGTTGGTGATGAACATTACCGTGGTTGCAGTTATTTGGTTTGGCGGAATTCGCATTAGTAATGGCGCCATGCAAATTGGTGATTTAATGGCGTTTATTCAATACGTGATGATGATTATGTTTGCCTTACTGACGGCATCGTTTATGTTCGTGATGATTCCACGTGCTGCCGTGTCAGCTAAACGAATCAATGAAGTACTAGAAATGCAGCCAGCGTTTAAAGATGACGGAACCCAAAAAGCCAATCTTGCCCGCGGGACTTTAGAATTTGAAGACGTCACTTTCTACTACCCAGGAGCAGAAGAAGCTGCGCTATCGCATATTAGTTTTACTGCAAAACCAGGTGAAATCACAGCAATTATTGGAGGAACAGGTTCTGGGAAGTCGACACTTGTAAATCTTGTACCACGCTTTTATGAGGTAAAGAGCGGAACGATTCGCGTTAACGGTGTTGACATTCGTAAAGCTCCTCAACAAGAAATTCGTTCGAAAATTGGTTTTGTGCCACAAAAATCGGTATTGTTCACCGGATCTATTGCGGACAATATTCGCTTTGGAAAACAAGACGCCAGTGAACAAGAGCTAAAAAATGCTGCAGCGATTGCACAAGCAACAGAGTTTATTGACCACATTGAAGGTGGGTATTCAGCTAGTGTTGAACAAGGCGGTTCGAATTTATCAGGCGGTCAAAAGCAACGGTTATCCATTGCTCGTGCATTGATTCGCAAACCGGACTTGTATATTTTTGATGATAGTTTTTCGGCACTCGATTTCAAAACGGATGCCAAACTGCGAAAAGCATTAGAAAACGAAACAAAACATGCAACGGTGCTACTCGTAGCACAACGTGTAAGTACAGTAGTTGACGCAGATCGCATTATCGTTTTAGAAAAAGGCGAAATGGTGGGCATAGGTACACATAAAGAACTCTTAGAGAATAACGAAGTGTATCGTGAAATTGCCTTATCTCAATTGTCAGAGGAGGAAATCGCATGA
- a CDS encoding ABC transporter ATP-binding protein has translation MSRMGPPQGGNMPPQKAKNFKGTFRRLVSYLRPRRKKLAAVFIVAILSTVFTIVGPKIMGMAITELFEGAYGQLQGVPGGGIDFGVIGQILALLAGLYVLSSIFSYIQQYMMSTVAQDTVYDLRQDVNKKLGKLPLKYFDGRSNGETLSRMTNDIDTIGSTLQQSLTQFITSIVTIVGILVMMLTISPLLTLIAVVSLPLSLFVIKPVLKRSQKYFASQQKNLGRLNGHVEEMYTGHQVVKAFGHEEKSNEQFDAVNEELYEAGRKAQFISGIIMPMMTLIGNLSYVLISIVGGILVTQRAISIGDIQAFITYSKQFTQPITQTANIANIIQSTIAAAERVFELLDEEEEITEVTTSVLERAKGAVAFEDVDFGYDNELLIEKMNIAVSPGQTVAIVGPTGAGKTTLINLLMRFYELNAGRILIDGLDSRNMSRHELRQNFGMVLQDTWLFNGTIRDNIAYGKTGATEDEVRKAAKAAHADHFIRTLPDGYDTILNQEVSNISQGQKQLLTIARAILADPPIMILDEATSSVDTRTEIFIQKAMNQLMAGRTSFVIAHRLSTIKDADLILVMDQGKVIEQGTHRQLLDKNGFYADLYQSQFAAKLAV, from the coding sequence ATGAGTAGAATGGGTCCTCCACAAGGTGGGAATATGCCACCGCAAAAAGCGAAAAACTTCAAAGGGACGTTTCGACGTCTTGTATCTTATTTAAGACCTCGCCGTAAAAAACTAGCAGCTGTCTTTATCGTTGCAATTCTCAGCACGGTATTTACAATTGTTGGTCCTAAAATTATGGGGATGGCCATTACTGAATTATTCGAAGGTGCTTATGGACAACTGCAAGGCGTGCCAGGCGGCGGTATTGATTTTGGTGTCATCGGACAAATTCTGGCGCTGCTTGCAGGATTGTATGTACTAAGTAGTATATTCAGTTATATTCAGCAATACATGATGTCTACAGTAGCGCAAGATACCGTCTACGATTTGCGACAAGACGTCAATAAAAAACTAGGGAAATTACCACTTAAATATTTTGATGGCCGATCAAACGGAGAAACTTTGAGTCGCATGACCAATGACATCGATACCATTGGCAGTACGTTGCAACAAAGCTTGACGCAATTTATTACGTCAATTGTGACCATCGTTGGGATATTGGTGATGATGTTAACCATCAGTCCATTATTAACATTGATCGCAGTGGTTAGCTTGCCGCTATCTCTGTTCGTTATCAAACCAGTCTTAAAAAGATCACAAAAGTATTTTGCCAGTCAACAAAAAAATCTGGGCCGTTTAAATGGGCACGTCGAAGAAATGTACACAGGTCATCAAGTGGTCAAAGCGTTTGGACACGAAGAAAAGTCCAACGAACAATTTGATGCGGTCAACGAAGAACTATACGAAGCAGGACGCAAAGCGCAGTTTATTTCAGGCATCATTATGCCAATGATGACGTTAATCGGGAATTTAAGTTATGTCTTGATCAGTATTGTTGGAGGTATTTTGGTAACACAACGTGCGATTTCCATTGGGGACATTCAAGCGTTTATCACGTATTCCAAACAGTTTACACAGCCTATTACGCAAACGGCGAATATTGCTAATATTATTCAATCCACAATAGCGGCGGCTGAACGTGTGTTTGAATTGCTCGATGAAGAAGAAGAAATCACAGAAGTCACAACTTCAGTACTCGAACGTGCGAAAGGTGCTGTCGCTTTTGAAGACGTTGACTTTGGCTACGACAACGAATTGTTGATCGAAAAAATGAACATCGCTGTTTCACCAGGTCAAACGGTTGCCATCGTTGGACCAACGGGCGCTGGGAAAACAACGTTGATCAATTTATTGATGCGTTTTTATGAATTAAACGCAGGACGGATTTTGATCGATGGACTGGATTCGCGTAATATGTCGAGACACGAGTTGCGTCAAAACTTCGGAATGGTATTGCAAGACACATGGCTCTTTAACGGGACCATTCGCGATAATATTGCATACGGGAAAACAGGTGCAACAGAAGACGAAGTTCGAAAAGCAGCAAAAGCAGCACATGCCGATCACTTTATCCGCACCTTGCCAGACGGCTACGATACTATTTTAAATCAAGAAGTATCAAATATTTCACAAGGACAAAAGCAGTTATTGACCATTGCACGTGCCATTCTTGCGGATCCACCTATCATGATTTTAGATGAAGCGACGTCAAGTGTGGATACACGTACAGAAATTTTTATTCAAAAAGCGATGAACCAATTAATGGCAGGACGCACAAGTTTTGTAATTGCGCATCGCTTGTCAACGATTAAAGACGCTGATTTGATCTTGGTTATGGATCAAGGAAAAGTGATTGAACAAGGCACACACCGACAACTGCTTGACAAAAACGGCTTTTACGCCGATTTGTATCAAAGTCAGTTTGCAGCAAAATTGGCTGTGTAA